The following coding sequences lie in one Anguilla rostrata isolate EN2019 chromosome 8, ASM1855537v3, whole genome shotgun sequence genomic window:
- the ndufs2 gene encoding NADH dehydrogenase [ubiquinone] iron-sulfur protein 2, mitochondrial, translating into MVFTSGKMAAAVLRSLTKLRRPSALIFHNNLITPGCTVLQNRQKQWQPDVEWTEQYAGAVMVPSAITEKWVPPPWNDKDPPMEKAVSNLTINFGPQHPAAHGVLRLVMELSGESVKKCDPHVGLLHRGTEKLIEYKTYLQALPYFDRLDYVSMMCNEQAYSLAVEKLLNIQAPLRAQWIRVLFGELTRILNHIMGITTHALDIGAMTPFFWMFEEREKMFEFYERVSGARMHAAYVRPGGVHQDMPLGLMDDIYQWCRNFSLRVDEVEEMLTNNRIWKNRTVDIGVVKAEDALNYGFSGVMLRGSGIKWDLRKSQPYDVYDQVEFDIPIGSKGDCYDRYLCRVEEMRQSLRIMHQCLNKMPEGEIKVDDAKVAPPKRSEMKTSMESLIHHFKLYTEGYQVPPGATYTAVEAPKVSAPYWWW; encoded by the exons ATGGTATTTACGTCAGGCAAGATGGCGGCGGCGGTGCTGAGGTCGCTTACCAAACTGAGACGTCCTTCAGCtcttatttttcacaataaTTTAATAACCCCTGGTTGTACTGTTCTGCAAAATAG ACAGAAGCAGTGGCAGCCAGATGTTGAGTGGACGGAGCAGTACGCGGGAGCGGTCATGGTCCCCAGCGCGATCACAGAGAAATGGGTCCCCCCACCATGGAACG ATAAGGACCCGCCGATGGAGAAGGCCGTGTCCAATCTGACCATAAACTTCGGGCCGCAGCACCCCGCGGCGCACGGCGTCCTGCGGCTGGTCATGGAGCTCAGCGGCGAGTCGGTGAAGAAGTGCGACCCGCACGTCGGCCTCCTGCACCGCGGCACGGAGAAACTCATCGAGTACAAGACCTACCTGCAG GCGCTGCCTTATTTCGATAGGCTGGATTACGTGTCGATGATGTGCAACGAGCAAGCCTACTCCCTGGCCGTGGAGAAGCTCCTGAACATCCAGGCCCCGCTCCGTGCCCAGTGGATTAGAG tgctgttcGGGGAGCTGACTCGCATCCTCAACCACATCATGGGCATAACCACACACGCCCTGGACATCGGGGCCATGACTCCCTTCTTCTGGATGttcgaggagagagagaag ATGTTTGAGTTCTACGAGCGTGTTTCGGGAGCGAGGATGCACGCTGCCTATGTCCGTCCTGGGGGAGTTCACCAG GACATGCCTTTGGGGCTGATGGATGACATTTATCAGTGGTGCAGGAACTTCTCCCTGCGCGTTGATGAGGTGGAAGAG ATGTTGACCAACAATCGCATCTGGAAAAATCGCACAGTCGATATCGGCGTGGTGAAGGCTGAGGACGCCCTGAACTACGGCTTCAG tgGCGTGATGCTGAGGGGTTCCGGCATTAAGTGGGACCTGCGGAAGTCCCAGCCCTACGACGTGTACGACCAGGTGGAGTTCGACATCCCCATCGGGAGCAAAGGAGACTGCTatgacag GTACCtgtgcagggtggaggagaTGAGGCAGTCTCTGCGCATCATGCACCAGTGTCTCAATAAGATGCCCGAGGGGGAGATCAAGGTGGACGACGCCAAGGTGGCCCCGCCCAAGCGGTCCGAGATGAAG ACCTCCATGGAGTCTTTGATTCATCACTTCAAACTGTACACCGAGGGGTACCAGGTTCCCCCTGGGGCCACGTACACTGCTGTGGAGGCCCCCAAGGTGAGCGCCCCCTACTGGTG GTGGTGA